A stretch of Schistocerca cancellata isolate TAMUIC-IGC-003103 chromosome 3, iqSchCanc2.1, whole genome shotgun sequence DNA encodes these proteins:
- the LOC126176196 gene encoding uncharacterized protein LOC126176196, which translates to MHIIVMHIIVMHIIVMHIIVMHIIVMHIIVMHIMHIIVMHIIVMHIIVMHIIVMHIIVMHIIVMHIIIVMHIIIVMHIIIVMHIIIVMHIIIVMHIIIVMHIIIVMHIIIVMHIIIVMHIIIVMHIIIVMHIIIVMHIIIVMHIIIVMHIIIVMHIIIVMHIIIVMHIIIVMHIIIVMHIIIVMHIIIVMHIIIVMHIIIVMHIIIVMHIIIVMHIIIVMHIIIVMHIIIVMHIIIVMHIIIVMHIIIVICEKFSPNTRNLLFESITFSLIIMRGCCPF; encoded by the exons ATGCATATCATCGTCATGCATATCATCGTCATGCATATCATCGTCATGCATATCATCGTCATGCATATCATCGTCATGCATATCATCGTCATGCATATCATGCATATCATCGTCATGCATATCATCGTCATGCATATCATCGTCATGCATATCATCGTCATGCATATCATCGTCATGCATATCATCGTCATGCATATCATCATCGTCATGCATATCATCATCGTCATGCATATCATCATCGTCATGCATATCATCATCGTCATGCATATCATCATCGTCATGCATATCATCATCGTCATGCATATCATCATCGTCATGCATATCATCATCGTCATGCATATCATCATTGTCATGCATATCATCATTGTCATGCATATCATCATTGTCATGCATATCATCATCGTCATGCATATCATCATCGTCATGCATATCATCATCGTCATGCATATCATCATCGTCATGCATATCATCATCGTCATGCATATCATCATCGTCATGCATATCATCATCGTCATGCATATCATCATCGTCATGCATATCATCATCGTCATGCATATCATCATCGTCATGCATATCATCATCGTCATGCATATCATCATCGTCATGCATATCATCATCGTCATGCATATCATCATCGTCATGCATATCATCATCGTCATGCATATCATCATCGTCATGCATATCATCATCGTCATGCATATCATCATCGTCATGCATATCATCATCGTCATGCATATCATCATCGTcat ATGTGAGAAGTTCTCACCTAATACACGTAATTTATTGTTTGAAAGcattacattttcactcatcatCATGAGAGGCTGCTGCCCATTCTGA